One Mus musculus strain C57BL/6J chromosome X, GRCm38.p6 C57BL/6J DNA window includes the following coding sequences:
- the Pnma3 gene encoding paraneoplastic antigen Ma3 homolog: MPLNLLQDWCRGEHLNTQRSMLILGIPEDCSEDEFEETLHEALKHLGRYRIIGRMFRREENAQAFLVELARDFDYALVPREIEGKGGPWEVVVKPPHSDDEFLNRLNHFLEEERRTVSDMNRVLGTHSNHSPTKTTISADFWVWAQTLGAVMQPLLEQMLYRELRVFSGNTISIPGLLAFDSWLEHTTEMLQMWQVPEVEKRRRLMECLRGPALQVVNVLRANNAAITVKECLEALRQVFGSVDNRKIAQLKFCKAYQEPGEKVSSFVVRLETLLQKALEKNAISRKNVNQTRLKRILGGAILSAKLREKLKMLKQRRRPPGFLALVKLFREEEEEWEATRGSERSCYEGLELGPSPSNIGSEERELFVPAFGSVLEERPYQGSRRRRHRRRGQHRKGGVPRDDSQGTRKQNYDTFCYSCGEDGHIRVHCFNPSNRTLVKQKRQAAMEKGNRSWAWEKSHPKPKTK, encoded by the coding sequence ATGCCATTGAACCTGTTGCAAGACTGGTGTAGGGGGGAGCATCTGAACACCCAGAGGTCTATGCTGATCCTGGGGATTCCAGAGGACTGTAGTGAGGATGAGTTTGAGGAGACTCTGCACGAAGCTCTCAAGCATCTGGGAAGATACAGGATCATCGGCAGGATGTTTAGGAGGGAGGAAAATGCCCAGGCCTTTTTGGTGGAACTTGCACGTGATTTTGACTATGCTTTGGTGCCCAGGGAAATAGAAGGAAAGGGTGGGCCCTGGGAAGTGGTTGTAAAACCCCCTCATTCAGATGATGAATTTCTTAATAGACTGAATCACTTcttagaagaggagaggagaacagTGTCAGACATGAACAGGGTCCTTGGGACACACTCTAATCATTCACCTACCAAAACGACTATATCAGCAGATTTCTGGGTCTGGGCTCAGACTCTAGGTGCAGTGATGCAGCCTCTGCTAGAACAAATGTTGTACCGAGAACTAAGAGTCTTTTCTGGGAACACCATATCAATCCCAGGGTTATTGGCCTTCGATTCCTGGCTTGAACACACCACTGAGATGTTACAGATGTGGCAGGTACCTGAGGTAGAAAAGAGGCGGAGGCTGATGGAATGCTTAAGAGGCCCTGCTCTACAGGTTGTCAATGTGCTCCGTGCCAATAACGCTGCCATTACAGTGAAGGAGTGCCTGGAGGCCCTGCGGCAGGTATTTGGCTCTGTGGACAACCGAAAAATCGCCCAGCTGAAGTTTTGCAAGGCTTATCAGGAGCCAGGAGAGAAAGTTTCTAGCTTTGTGGTGCGTTTGGAGACCCTGCTCCAAAAAGCCCTAGAGAAAAATGCAATATCTCGAAAGAATGTGAACCAGACCCGCCTGAAACGAATTTTAGGTGGGGCTATCCTTTCTGCAAAACTTCGAGAGAAACTTAAGATGCTGAAACAGCGTAGAAGGCCACCTGGTTTCCTGGCCCTAGTGAAGCTTTTccgtgaggaggaggaagagtgggaggCCACTAGGGGTTCAGAGAGGAGCTGCTATGAGGGGCTGGAGTTAGGCCCAAGTCCCTCTAACATAGGCAGTGAGGAGAGAGAACTATTTGTTCCGGCCTTTGGTAGTGTTCTTGAGGAAAGGCCTTACCAGGgttcccgccgccgccgccacagGAGGAGAGGCCAGCACAGAAAGGGAGGTGTGCCCAGGGATGATTCTCAAGGCACAAGAAAGCAGAATTATGACACATTCTGCTATAGTTGTGGGGAAGATGGCCATATCAGAGTACACTGTTTTAACCCTTCCAACCGGACCTTGGTGAAACAGAAGAGACAGGCTGCAATGGAGAAGGGAAACAGGAGCTGGGCTTGGGAGAAGAGCCATCCCAAGCCCAAGACCAAGTAG